One genomic region from Streptomyces sp. Li-HN-5-11 encodes:
- a CDS encoding amino acid ABC transporter ATP-binding protein has product MSAAAEIQVRGLHKSFGDNEVLRGIDLDIGRGEVVCVIGPSGSGKSTLLRCVNLLEEPTEGQVVVGGTELTDPDVDIDAVRRRIGMVFQQFNLFPHLTVTENLTLPQRRVLRRDKPTAARVAAQNLERVGLSEKADAYPSSLSGGQQQRVAIARALAMGPEVMLFDEPTSALDPELVGDVLAVMRMLAREGMTMMVVTHEMTFAREVADRVVFMDGGVIVEDGTAGQVIGNPGHERTRHFLSRLLDPARAEVEEETEDRAGKGGR; this is encoded by the coding sequence ATGAGCGCGGCGGCGGAGATCCAGGTCCGGGGCCTGCACAAGTCCTTCGGCGACAACGAGGTACTGCGCGGCATCGACCTGGACATCGGCCGGGGCGAGGTCGTCTGCGTGATCGGCCCGTCCGGTTCCGGCAAGTCGACGCTGCTGCGGTGCGTGAACCTCCTGGAGGAGCCGACCGAGGGGCAGGTCGTCGTGGGCGGCACGGAGCTGACGGACCCCGACGTCGACATCGACGCCGTACGCCGCCGTATCGGCATGGTCTTCCAGCAGTTCAACCTCTTCCCGCACCTCACCGTGACCGAGAACCTCACGCTGCCGCAGCGCCGGGTGCTCAGGCGGGACAAGCCCACGGCCGCGCGGGTGGCCGCCCAGAACCTGGAGCGGGTCGGCCTGTCGGAGAAGGCGGACGCCTACCCGTCCTCCCTCTCCGGCGGCCAGCAGCAGCGCGTCGCCATCGCCCGCGCGCTCGCGATGGGCCCGGAGGTGATGCTGTTCGACGAGCCGACCTCGGCGCTCGACCCGGAACTGGTGGGCGACGTCCTGGCCGTGATGCGGATGCTCGCGCGCGAGGGCATGACGATGATGGTCGTCACCCACGAGATGACCTTCGCACGCGAGGTCGCCGACCGCGTCGTCTTCATGGACGGCGGCGTGATCGTCGAGGACGGCACCGCCGGCCAGGTCATCGGCAACCCGGGTCACGAACGCACCCGCCACTTCCTCTCCCGCCTCCTGGACCCAGCGAGGGCCGAGGTGGAGGAGGAGACCGAGGACCGGGCGGGCAAGGGCGGGCGGTAG
- a CDS encoding amino acid ABC transporter permease, whose protein sequence is MTAAGTGLQPRKKGLTRRQKRQLSRGVQYVVFVAAVIAFAVSADWGRLRNQFAQGDIARQMFPEIITQALKNTVLYTLSGFVVGLALGMVVALMRLSSVGPYRWLAGVYIEIFRGLPALLIFIFIGVAVPLAFPGTEIVGGTYGKVALALGLVAAAYMAETIRAGIQAVPKGQMEAARSLGFSPARAMVSIIVPQAFRIIIPPLTNELVLLFKDSSLVLFLGVTLEERELSKYGRDLASTTANSTPILVAGLCYLLVTVPLGFVVRRLEAKAQEAAG, encoded by the coding sequence ATGACCGCCGCCGGCACAGGGCTCCAGCCCAGGAAGAAGGGCCTGACCCGGCGTCAGAAGCGCCAACTGTCGCGCGGTGTGCAGTACGTCGTCTTCGTCGCGGCCGTGATCGCGTTCGCGGTCTCGGCCGACTGGGGACGGCTGCGAAACCAGTTCGCCCAAGGGGACATCGCCCGGCAGATGTTCCCGGAGATCATCACGCAGGCGCTGAAGAACACCGTGCTGTACACGCTGTCCGGCTTCGTCGTCGGACTGGCCCTCGGCATGGTCGTCGCGCTGATGCGGCTGTCGTCCGTGGGGCCCTACCGCTGGCTGGCCGGCGTCTACATCGAGATCTTCCGGGGTTTGCCCGCCCTGCTGATCTTCATCTTCATCGGCGTCGCCGTGCCGCTGGCCTTCCCGGGCACGGAGATCGTCGGCGGCACGTACGGCAAGGTCGCCCTCGCGCTCGGCCTGGTGGCCGCCGCGTACATGGCCGAGACGATCCGCGCGGGCATCCAGGCGGTGCCCAAGGGGCAGATGGAGGCGGCCCGCTCACTGGGCTTCTCCCCGGCACGGGCCATGGTCTCCATCATCGTCCCGCAGGCGTTCCGCATCATCATCCCGCCGCTCACCAACGAACTCGTCCTCCTCTTCAAGGACTCCTCGCTGGTGCTGTTCCTCGGCGTCACCCTGGAGGAGCGCGAACTGTCCAAGTACGGCCGCGACCTGGCCAGCACCACCGCCAACTCCACGCCGATCCTCGTCGCCGGCCTGTGCTACCTGCTGGTCACTGTTCCGCTCGGCTTCGTCGTGCGCCGCCTGGAGGCGAAGGCCCAGGAGGCGGCCGGATGA
- a CDS encoding transporter substrate-binding domain-containing protein, with protein MITLPGRRARVMAATTATAGLVLMAGCTSTGSGGSGGGTAAGGVELVRAGRLTTCTHLPYPPFQSEIDGKVQGFDVSLIDLVAKDLGVKQQIVDTPFENFKTGAFLNSGQCDLAAAGMTITAERRKNVDFSDPYFNATQAVLVNRSSGIASLADVKAKGAKLGAQAQTTGEDFAKKRGFDPVSFESSDAVLNGLRTGQVQAVVIDYPVVQGWLKNKADAKVFKVVGNLSTGEQYGFTVKKGNTKLLAAINKAIKDAKADGTYKKLYEQWIGPYDASAASPSAS; from the coding sequence GTGATCACGCTCCCCGGGCGCCGGGCCCGCGTCATGGCCGCCACCACCGCCACGGCCGGGCTGGTGCTCATGGCCGGCTGCACCTCCACCGGCAGCGGCGGCAGCGGCGGCGGGACGGCCGCCGGCGGGGTCGAGCTCGTCAGGGCGGGGCGCCTCACCACCTGCACCCACCTGCCGTACCCGCCCTTCCAGTCCGAGATCGACGGCAAGGTGCAGGGCTTCGACGTCTCCCTCATCGACCTCGTCGCCAAGGACCTCGGCGTGAAGCAGCAGATCGTCGACACCCCGTTCGAGAACTTCAAGACCGGCGCGTTCCTCAACTCCGGCCAGTGCGACCTCGCCGCGGCCGGCATGACCATCACGGCCGAGCGCAGGAAGAACGTCGACTTCTCCGACCCGTACTTCAACGCCACCCAGGCCGTCCTGGTGAACAGGAGCAGCGGCATCGCCTCGCTCGCCGACGTCAAGGCCAAGGGCGCGAAGCTCGGCGCCCAGGCGCAGACGACCGGAGAGGACTTCGCGAAGAAGAGGGGCTTCGACCCGGTCTCCTTCGAGTCCTCCGACGCCGTCCTCAACGGCCTGCGCACCGGCCAGGTCCAGGCCGTCGTCATCGACTACCCGGTCGTCCAGGGCTGGCTGAAGAACAAGGCCGACGCGAAGGTGTTCAAGGTCGTCGGCAACCTCAGCACCGGTGAGCAGTACGGCTTCACCGTGAAGAAGGGCAACACCAAGCTGCTCGCCGCCATCAACAAGGCGATCAAGGACGCGAAGGCCGACGGTACCTACAAGAAGCTGTACGAGCAGTGGATCGGCCCGTACGACGCCTCCGCGGCGTCCCCCTCCGCCTCATGA
- the ectA gene encoding diaminobutyrate acetyltransferase: MTAAQADLQTPHTELPETPRIERPAVADGAALWRLAKDSGTLDLNSSYSYLLWCRDFAATSAVARGAGGEPVGFVTGYVRPDQPHTLLVWQVAVDAAHRGRGLAARLLDGLTARVAAERGLTTVETTITPGNTASERLFTSYAARHGATVEREVLFQAERFPDGPHDPEVLYRIGPLSL; the protein is encoded by the coding sequence ATGACTGCCGCACAAGCAGACCTGCAAACCCCTCACACGGAATTGCCGGAGACCCCCCGTATCGAGCGCCCCGCCGTCGCCGACGGCGCCGCGTTGTGGCGCCTCGCGAAGGACTCCGGGACGCTGGATCTGAACTCCTCGTACAGCTATCTGCTGTGGTGCCGGGACTTCGCCGCGACTTCCGCGGTGGCGCGCGGCGCAGGCGGCGAGCCGGTCGGTTTCGTCACCGGGTACGTGCGGCCCGACCAGCCGCACACCCTCCTCGTGTGGCAGGTCGCCGTGGACGCCGCCCACCGCGGCCGGGGCCTGGCCGCACGGCTGCTGGACGGTCTCACCGCGCGGGTGGCCGCCGAGCGGGGGCTCACCACCGTCGAGACCACGATCACCCCGGGCAACACCGCGTCCGAGCGGCTCTTCACCTCGTACGCCGCCCGCCACGGCGCCACGGTCGAACGCGAGGTCCTGTTCCAGGCCGAGCGGTTCCCGGACGGGCCCCACGACCCGGAGGTGCTCTACCGCATCGGGCCGCTCTCCCTCTGA
- the ectB gene encoding diaminobutyrate--2-oxoglutarate transaminase: MTITQPDLSVFETLESEVRSYCRGWPTVFDRARGSRMYDEDGHEYLDFFAGAGSLNYGHNNPVLKRALLDYLERDGVTHGLDMSTTAKRTFLQTFQDLVLRPRDLPYKVMFPGPTGTNAVESALKLARKVKGREAIVSFTNAFHGMSLGSLAVTGNAFKRAGAGIPLVHGTPMPFDNYFDGKVPDFLWFERLLEDQGSGLNKPAAVIVESVQGEGGINVARPEWLRALKQLCERQDMLLILDDIQMGCGRTGAFFSFEEAGITPDIVTVSKSISGYGLPMSLCLFRPELDVWEPGEHNGTFRGNNPAFVTATAALETYWTDGSAMEKQTRTRGELVEQWLISITEENLADVKEYRGRGLVWGLEFHDKDRAGRIARRAFELGLLVETSGPESEVVKLLPALTISPEELDEGMGVLARAVRETA; this comes from the coding sequence GTGACCATCACCCAGCCGGACCTGAGTGTCTTCGAGACCCTGGAGTCCGAGGTGCGCAGCTACTGCCGCGGCTGGCCCACCGTCTTCGACCGCGCGCGCGGCAGCCGCATGTACGACGAGGACGGCCACGAGTACCTCGACTTCTTCGCGGGCGCCGGCTCGCTCAACTACGGCCACAACAACCCCGTCCTCAAACGGGCGCTGCTCGACTACCTGGAGCGCGACGGCGTCACGCACGGGCTCGACATGTCGACCACCGCCAAGCGCACGTTCCTGCAGACCTTCCAGGACCTGGTGCTGCGGCCCCGCGACCTGCCGTACAAGGTGATGTTCCCGGGCCCGACGGGCACCAACGCCGTGGAGTCGGCGCTGAAGCTGGCCCGGAAGGTCAAGGGCCGTGAGGCCATCGTGTCGTTCACCAACGCCTTCCACGGCATGTCGCTCGGCTCCCTCGCCGTCACCGGCAACGCCTTCAAGCGGGCCGGCGCGGGCATCCCGCTGGTGCACGGCACACCCATGCCGTTCGACAACTACTTCGACGGCAAGGTCCCGGACTTCCTGTGGTTCGAGCGGCTGCTGGAGGACCAGGGCTCCGGCCTCAACAAGCCGGCCGCCGTGATCGTCGAGAGCGTGCAGGGCGAGGGCGGCATCAACGTCGCCCGGCCGGAGTGGCTGCGCGCCCTCAAGCAGCTGTGCGAGCGCCAGGACATGCTCCTGATCCTCGACGACATCCAGATGGGCTGCGGCCGTACCGGCGCCTTCTTCTCCTTCGAGGAGGCGGGCATCACCCCCGACATCGTCACCGTCTCCAAGTCCATCAGCGGCTACGGCCTGCCGATGTCGCTGTGCCTGTTCCGGCCCGAGCTGGACGTGTGGGAGCCGGGCGAGCACAACGGCACCTTCCGCGGCAACAACCCCGCCTTCGTCACCGCCACGGCCGCCCTGGAGACGTACTGGACCGACGGCTCGGCGATGGAGAAGCAGACCCGCACCCGCGGCGAGCTCGTCGAGCAGTGGCTGATCTCCATCACCGAGGAGAACCTCGCCGACGTCAAGGAGTACCGGGGCCGCGGTCTGGTGTGGGGCCTGGAGTTCCACGACAAGGACCGCGCGGGGCGGATCGCCCGGCGCGCCTTCGAACTCGGGCTGCTCGTCGAGACCTCGGGTCCGGAGAGCGAGGTCGTCAAGCTGCTGCCGGCCCTGACCATCAGCCCCGAGGAACTGGACGAGGGCATGGGCGTCCTCGCCAGGGCGGTACGCGAGACCGCCTGA
- a CDS encoding ectoine synthase gives MIVRSFKDIEGTDRHVKAASGTWESKRIVLAKEKVGFSLHETILYAGTETSMWYANHVEAVVCVEGEAELTDRETGKTYTITPGTMYLLDGHERHTLRVKEDFRCLCVFNPPVTGREDHDENGVYPLLTEEV, from the coding sequence GTGATCGTCCGTTCGTTCAAGGACATCGAAGGCACCGACCGGCATGTGAAGGCCGCGTCCGGTACCTGGGAGAGCAAACGCATCGTCCTCGCCAAGGAGAAGGTCGGCTTCTCCCTGCACGAGACGATCCTGTACGCCGGCACGGAGACGTCGATGTGGTACGCGAACCACGTCGAGGCCGTCGTCTGTGTCGAGGGCGAGGCCGAGCTCACCGACCGCGAGACCGGCAAGACCTACACGATCACGCCCGGGACCATGTACCTCCTGGACGGCCACGAGCGGCACACGCTCCGCGTCAAGGAGGACTTCCGCTGCCTGTGCGTGTTCAACCCGCCCGTCACCGGACGGGAGGACCACGACGAGAACGGCGTCTACCCCCTGCTCACCGAGGAGGTGTGA
- the thpD gene encoding ectoine hydroxylase, translating to MTAPTTTPAAPEAVRDLYPTRGATEVTVPRQDPVVWGSPDTPGPIATGDLQAFERDGFLAIDQLITEDEVAVYRQELDRLVTDPRIRADERSVVEPKSQEIRSVFEVHRISEVFARLVRDERVVGRARQILGSDVYVHQSRINVKPGFGASGFYWHSDFETWHAEDGLPNMRTVSVSIALTENFATNGGLMIMPGSHRTFLGCAGATPKDNYKKSLQMQDAGTPSDEALTALAGEHGIRLFTGRAGSATWFDCNCMHGSGDNITPYPRSNVFIVFNSVENAAVEPFAAPVRRPEFIGARDFTPVK from the coding sequence ATGACCGCCCCCACCACCACGCCCGCCGCGCCCGAAGCCGTCAGGGACCTGTACCCCACCCGTGGCGCCACCGAGGTCACCGTTCCCCGCCAGGACCCGGTCGTCTGGGGATCCCCCGACACGCCCGGCCCGATCGCCACCGGCGACCTCCAGGCGTTCGAGCGCGACGGCTTCCTCGCCATCGACCAGCTGATCACCGAGGACGAGGTCGCCGTCTACCGGCAGGAGCTGGACCGGCTGGTGACCGACCCGCGGATCCGGGCCGACGAGCGCTCCGTCGTCGAGCCGAAGTCCCAGGAGATCCGCTCCGTCTTCGAGGTGCACCGCATCAGCGAGGTGTTCGCCCGGCTGGTGCGCGACGAGCGGGTCGTCGGACGGGCCCGGCAGATCCTGGGCTCCGACGTGTACGTCCACCAGTCGCGGATCAACGTCAAGCCGGGCTTCGGAGCCAGTGGCTTCTACTGGCACTCCGACTTCGAGACCTGGCACGCCGAGGACGGTCTGCCGAACATGCGGACGGTGTCCGTGTCGATCGCGCTGACCGAGAACTTCGCCACCAACGGCGGTCTCATGATCATGCCCGGGTCGCACAGGACGTTCCTCGGCTGCGCCGGGGCCACGCCGAAGGACAACTACAAGAAGTCGCTGCAGATGCAGGACGCGGGCACGCCGTCGGACGAGGCGCTGACCGCCCTGGCGGGCGAGCACGGCATCCGGCTGTTCACCGGCAGGGCCGGCTCGGCGACCTGGTTCGACTGCAACTGCATGCACGGCTCCGGCGACAACATCACGCCGTACCCGCGCAGCAACGTGTTCATCGTGTTCAACAGCGTGGAGAACGCCGCGGTGGAGCCGTTCGCCGCACCGGTGCGCAGGCCGGAGTTCATTGGCGCGAGGGACTTCACCCCTGTGAAGTAG
- a CDS encoding aminotransferase class V-fold PLP-dependent enzyme: METTETFESLVRAEFTPRTTYLNTASNSLLPARTVAALSEAALLRAEGRPLTPLHENVEACRAAYARLAGVPATRVALGASVAAHTGVIAASLPAGAEVLTAEDDFTSVLNPFHVRGDLKVRTVPLERIAESVRPGTALVAVSAAQSADGRVADLPALREAAREHGARTYVDFSQAAGWLPMDADAHDFTAAVSFKWLLGPHGAAFLTVPEDFGGLTPVLAGWVAGEKPWDSCYGPVAELARSARRFDLTHALFTFAGLRRSLELLEELGVAAVHAHDTALADRFRAGLEAIGHAPVRAPGSAIVSVPRLGSRQPALSEAGIEVSNRAGNLRASFHLYNTAADVDRLLDALSG; encoded by the coding sequence ATGGAGACCACGGAGACGTTCGAGAGCCTCGTCCGCGCCGAGTTCACCCCCAGGACCACCTACCTCAACACCGCCAGCAACAGCCTGCTGCCCGCCCGCACCGTCGCCGCCCTGAGTGAGGCGGCGCTGCTGCGGGCCGAGGGCCGGCCGCTGACCCCGCTGCACGAGAACGTGGAGGCGTGCCGGGCCGCCTACGCCCGGCTCGCCGGCGTTCCGGCCACCCGGGTGGCCCTGGGCGCCTCGGTCGCCGCGCACACCGGGGTGATCGCAGCCTCGCTGCCCGCCGGTGCCGAGGTCCTCACCGCAGAGGACGACTTCACCTCCGTACTGAACCCCTTCCACGTCCGCGGCGACCTCAAGGTCCGCACGGTCCCGCTGGAGCGGATCGCCGAGTCCGTCCGGCCGGGCACCGCGCTGGTCGCGGTGAGCGCCGCCCAGTCCGCGGACGGACGCGTCGCCGACCTGCCCGCCCTGCGGGAGGCCGCCCGCGAGCACGGGGCCCGCACCTACGTCGACTTCTCCCAGGCCGCCGGCTGGCTGCCGATGGACGCGGACGCCCACGACTTCACCGCCGCGGTCTCCTTCAAGTGGCTGCTCGGCCCGCACGGAGCCGCCTTCCTCACGGTGCCCGAGGACTTCGGCGGGCTGACCCCGGTGCTCGCGGGCTGGGTCGCGGGCGAGAAGCCGTGGGACAGCTGCTACGGCCCGGTCGCCGAACTCGCCCGTTCGGCAAGGAGGTTCGACCTCACCCACGCCCTGTTCACGTTCGCGGGCCTGCGCCGCTCGCTGGAACTGCTCGAGGAACTGGGCGTGGCCGCCGTGCACGCGCACGACACCGCCCTCGCCGACCGGTTCCGGGCGGGGCTGGAGGCCATCGGCCACGCACCGGTGCGGGCCCCCGGCTCGGCGATCGTGTCCGTGCCGCGCCTGGGCTCCCGGCAGCCCGCGCTGAGCGAGGCCGGCATCGAGGTCTCCAACCGCGCGGGCAACCTCCGCGCATCGTTCCACCTGTACAACACCGCCGCCGACGTGGACCGCCTGCTGGACGCACTGTCCGGCTGA
- a CDS encoding DsbA family oxidoreductase, protein MRVEIWSDIACPWCYVGKARFEKALAAFPHRDQVEVVHRSFELDPHRAKDDVQPVLTMLARKYGMSELQAQAGEENLGRQAAAEGLAYRTRDRDHGNTFDMHRLLHFAKEQGRQSELLDALYRANFAEERSVFSEGDERLVELAAAAGLDADAARKVLADPDAYADEVRADEREAAQLGATGVPFFVLDRTYGVSGAQPAEVFTQALTQAWGERSPLKQLAGPVDAEACGPDGCAVPQG, encoded by the coding sequence ATGCGCGTCGAGATCTGGTCCGACATAGCCTGTCCCTGGTGCTACGTGGGCAAGGCCCGCTTCGAGAAGGCGCTCGCGGCCTTCCCGCACCGTGACCAGGTCGAGGTGGTGCACCGCTCCTTCGAACTGGACCCGCACCGCGCCAAGGACGACGTCCAGCCCGTGCTCACCATGCTCGCCAGGAAGTACGGGATGAGCGAGCTGCAGGCGCAGGCCGGCGAGGAGAACCTGGGCCGGCAGGCCGCCGCCGAGGGACTCGCCTACCGCACCCGGGACCGCGACCACGGCAACACCTTCGACATGCACCGCCTGCTGCACTTCGCCAAGGAGCAGGGCCGGCAGAGCGAGCTCCTGGACGCCCTGTACCGGGCGAACTTCGCCGAGGAGCGGTCCGTCTTCTCCGAGGGCGACGAGCGACTGGTGGAGCTCGCCGCCGCCGCGGGACTCGACGCCGACGCCGCCCGGAAGGTGCTCGCCGACCCGGACGCCTACGCCGACGAGGTCCGCGCCGACGAGCGGGAGGCCGCCCAGCTCGGCGCCACCGGTGTGCCCTTCTTCGTCCTCGACCGCACCTACGGCGTCTCCGGCGCCCAGCCCGCCGAGGTCTTCACCCAGGCCCTCACCCAGGCGTGGGGCGAGCGGTCCCCGCTGAAGCAACTGGCCGGCCCGGTCGACGCCGAGGCCTGCGGACCGGACGGGTGCGCGGTACCCCAGGGCTGA
- a CDS encoding DUF1349 domain-containing protein: MDVELPELPFALRTYGPDGHWSHEDGILTGWAGSRQDRFVPPTGEALDPASDAPRLLGAPEGDFQLIARVTVGFNASFDAGVLYVHVGERAWAKLCLEYSPDVPTVCTVVTRGHSDDANSFTVDGSSVWLRVSRTGRSFAFHASRDGKRWTFVRLFTLGGEEETGAALVGFMTQSPMGEGCVVTYDHIEFRDSWPADLRDGS; this comes from the coding sequence ATGGACGTAGAACTCCCCGAACTCCCCTTCGCGTTGCGCACGTACGGCCCCGACGGGCACTGGTCCCACGAGGACGGCATCCTCACCGGGTGGGCCGGCTCCCGGCAGGACCGGTTCGTGCCGCCCACCGGTGAGGCGCTGGACCCCGCCTCCGACGCGCCCCGGCTGCTCGGGGCGCCCGAGGGGGACTTCCAGCTGATCGCCCGGGTCACCGTCGGCTTCAACGCGTCCTTCGACGCCGGCGTGCTCTACGTCCACGTCGGCGAGCGCGCCTGGGCCAAGCTCTGCCTGGAGTACTCCCCGGACGTGCCCACCGTCTGCACGGTGGTCACCCGGGGACACTCCGACGACGCCAACTCCTTCACCGTGGACGGCAGTTCCGTCTGGCTCCGGGTCAGCCGCACCGGCCGTTCCTTCGCCTTCCACGCCTCCCGCGACGGCAAGCGCTGGACGTTCGTCCGCCTGTTCACGCTGGGTGGCGAGGAGGAGACCGGAGCGGCCCTGGTCGGCTTCATGACCCAGTCCCCGATGGGCGAGGGCTGTGTGGTCACCTACGACCACATCGAGTTCCGGGACAGCTGGCCGGCCGACCTCCGGGACGGCAGCTGA
- a CDS encoding aldehyde dehydrogenase (NADP(+)) produces MSAAPVWSVDPRTGKQREQVAVEATAQEVDATVRAAHDARGSLADRAVRAAFLRTAADRLEAAKDHLVEAADAETALGPVRLTGELARTCYQLRAFADIVDEGAFLDVIINHPDDTATPPIPDLRRYKVPLGVVAVYSASNFPFAFSVAGGDTASALAAGCPVVVKAHPDHPALSELVAKVLRGAAGLHGIPEGVVGLVHGFEAGIDLIKHPLVAAAGFTGSVRGGRALFDAAAAREVPIPFHGELGSLNPVVVTEAAAAERAEAIGAGLAGSMTLGVGQFCVKPGLVLVPSGAAGDGLVKSLTDAVSDTEAGVLLDHRMRDNFLAGVAERAGLPDVESPVTPGAGGEHTVSAGFLTVPAQRLTGEGAYDLLLEECFGPVTVVARYADEDEAKAVLSRLPGNLTATVHVSAEEAAGKGRGPELLAELTPLAGRVLVNGWPTGVAVAPAQHHGGPYPATTSTSTSVGGTAIERWMRPVAYQNAPEALLPPELRDDNPLGLPRRFNGRLER; encoded by the coding sequence GTGTCAGCAGCACCAGTCTGGAGTGTCGACCCCCGTACCGGGAAGCAGCGCGAACAGGTTGCGGTGGAGGCCACAGCCCAGGAGGTGGACGCCACGGTCCGGGCCGCACACGACGCGCGCGGCTCGCTCGCCGACCGCGCCGTCCGCGCGGCCTTCCTGCGCACCGCCGCCGACCGGCTCGAGGCGGCGAAGGACCACCTCGTGGAGGCCGCCGACGCCGAGACCGCGCTCGGCCCGGTCCGCCTCACCGGGGAACTCGCCCGCACCTGCTACCAGCTGCGGGCCTTCGCGGACATCGTCGACGAGGGCGCCTTCCTCGACGTGATCATCAACCACCCCGACGACACCGCGACCCCGCCCATCCCCGACCTGCGCCGCTACAAGGTGCCGCTCGGCGTGGTCGCCGTCTACTCCGCCTCCAACTTCCCCTTCGCCTTCTCCGTCGCCGGCGGCGACACCGCGAGCGCGCTGGCGGCCGGCTGCCCGGTCGTCGTCAAGGCCCACCCCGACCACCCGGCGCTGTCCGAGCTGGTCGCCAAGGTGCTGCGGGGCGCCGCGGGCCTGCACGGCATCCCCGAGGGGGTCGTCGGCCTGGTCCACGGCTTCGAGGCGGGCATCGACCTGATCAAGCACCCGCTGGTCGCCGCGGCCGGCTTCACCGGCTCCGTACGCGGCGGCCGGGCCCTGTTCGACGCGGCCGCCGCGCGCGAGGTGCCGATCCCGTTCCACGGCGAGCTGGGCTCGCTCAACCCCGTCGTCGTCACCGAGGCGGCCGCCGCCGAGCGGGCGGAGGCCATCGGCGCGGGTCTGGCCGGATCGATGACGCTGGGCGTCGGACAGTTCTGCGTGAAGCCGGGCCTGGTGCTGGTGCCGTCCGGCGCGGCCGGTGACGGCCTGGTCAAGTCGCTCACCGACGCGGTCAGCGACACCGAGGCCGGAGTGCTGCTCGACCACCGCATGCGCGACAACTTCCTCGCCGGGGTCGCCGAGCGCGCCGGACTCCCGGACGTCGAGTCGCCGGTGACCCCCGGGGCGGGCGGCGAGCACACCGTGAGCGCCGGCTTCCTGACGGTTCCCGCGCAGAGGCTGACCGGCGAGGGCGCGTACGACCTGCTGCTCGAGGAGTGCTTCGGGCCGGTGACGGTGGTGGCCCGCTACGCCGACGAGGACGAGGCGAAGGCCGTGTTGTCCCGCCTGCCCGGCAACCTCACCGCGACGGTGCACGTCTCCGCCGAGGAGGCCGCGGGCAAGGGCCGGGGCCCCGAACTCCTCGCCGAGCTGACTCCGCTCGCCGGGCGTGTGCTGGTCAACGGCTGGCCGACCGGCGTCGCGGTGGCGCCCGCCCAGCACCACGGCGGCCCGTACCCCGCGACCACGTCGACGTCCACATCCGTCGGCGGCACGGCGATCGAGCGGTGGATGCGGCCGGTGGCGTACCAGAACGCGCCGGAAGCCCTGCTGCCGCCGGAGCTGCGCGACGACAACCCGCTCGGACTGCCCCGCCGCTTCAACGGCCGTCTGGAGCGCTGA
- a CDS encoding IclR family transcriptional regulator: protein MSAGETGGGAQVKSAVRTVELLEYFAGRPGMHSLAAVQEAVGYPKSSLYMLLRTLVELGWVETDATGTRYGIGVRALLVGTSYIDGDEVVAAARPTLDRLSDDTTETIHLARLDGTNVVYLATRQSQHYLRPFTRVGRRLPAHSTSLGKALLSTYTDEQVRKMLPETLPALTENTITDREKLIEELHQIREQGFAVDREENTLGLRCFGVAIPYRTPARDAISCSVPVARLTPAHEQMVKDALFDARDRLTLATRRL from the coding sequence ATGTCGGCAGGCGAGACAGGCGGCGGGGCGCAGGTCAAGTCCGCGGTGCGGACGGTGGAATTGCTCGAGTACTTCGCCGGCCGGCCCGGGATGCACTCCCTGGCCGCGGTCCAGGAGGCCGTCGGCTATCCCAAGTCCAGTCTCTACATGCTGCTGCGCACGCTGGTGGAGCTGGGGTGGGTGGAGACCGACGCGACGGGCACGCGGTACGGCATCGGGGTGCGGGCTCTGCTGGTCGGCACCTCCTACATCGACGGCGACGAGGTCGTGGCGGCGGCCCGTCCCACGCTGGACCGGCTCTCCGACGACACGACCGAGACGATCCACCTCGCGCGTCTGGACGGCACCAACGTCGTCTACCTGGCCACCCGGCAGTCGCAGCACTACCTGCGCCCGTTCACCCGCGTCGGCCGCCGCCTCCCCGCCCACTCCACCTCGCTGGGCAAGGCGCTGCTGAGCACGTACACCGACGAGCAGGTCCGCAAGATGCTCCCCGAGACGCTGCCCGCGCTGACCGAGAACACCATCACGGACCGCGAGAAGCTCATCGAGGAACTGCACCAGATCCGCGAGCAGGGCTTCGCCGTCGACCGCGAGGAGAACACGCTGGGCCTGCGCTGCTTCGGCGTGGCGATCCCGTACCGCACCCCGGCCCGGGACGCTATCAGCTGCTCCGTCCCGGTGGCCCGGCTCACGCCCGCCCACGAACAGATGGTGAAGGACGCCCTGTTCGACGCCCGCGACCGGCTGACGCTCGCCACCCGGAGGCTCTGA